The DNA window CCTGGCAAATCAGCAAAAAGTCACTGCCACCAGGCCGGTCCCACTTTGCTGCGGGCCAGGGGCTGCCTTTTTTCAATGGCTGGCTCTTTGCCCCATCCGAGGCCCTCAGTAACCGGCACGCCCGGCTCTTTTCCGTAGAAGTGGTTATCCTGCCAGCGGATTCCTGCCAGATCACCACGGGCATCCACAATGATGGACTTCGTGGCGCTCACTTGGTTCCCGGTGATCAGGCAGTCCACGGGAGGCAGTGACGGTTTACCGGGCACTTTGTCGCCTTCCAGGGCGATCAGGAAGGGATGCTTACAGTCCACGATGCTGTTGCCTTCCACGCGGGCACGCTTCACCTGGAAGTAGCCATGAAGCGGGGAATCCGGCAGGCCCATCATGAAGGTGATGGCGCAGCGCACCTCGTCGCCAGCCAGGTTTTCCAGGTAGTTGTCGCGTACGATGTGGTCCTCGCCAATGATGCGGATGCCGCCGGTGCCTTTGGCCTGGTTACCAAAAAAGCCGTTCTTTTCCACGATGCAGGCGTTGCCATGGCGGAGCGTCAGCGTGCCGCTCACTTCGAGGAAAGAGTTCTCCTGATACAGATTGCCGCAGGACTTGTTGGAGATGCACTCGGCCTCGCCGTTGCATTTTTCGAAGAGGTTTTGACGGATGATGCAGGACGCTGTCTGCATGGAGTTCTTGCTGTCCCCCACACGAATGGTTTCGCCGCCGTTTTTGCCCAGTTTTTCGCGGGGGCCAAAGTAATTCTGCTCAATGGTGTGCCGGCCCACATTTTCACCGCCTAGCCACACGACAAGAGTCGTCCCTTTGGATGCCTTTCCCTGAATGAGGCAGTGGTCCAGCCTGTTGTCCGCGCCGTAAATGCCCACCCAGTGAGATTCCTTTTCATCCTTGCTGGCCAGGTCGGGTGTCAGCGTGATCACGCAACCGGTCAGCCGGCAATGCCGGGCGAGGTTTTTGGAATCGATGCGAAACTCAATGGTATCTCCCACAGCCGGATCAGGGTTTTGAAACCACAGTCCCTCTACGACCAGATTCTCCCCGCCGATGCGCAGTCCTGAAGCTCCCGTGAAGATGGTCTTCCCCGGCACGGCTGCCCGCAGTGTAATGGGTGCCTCCTTCGTCCCCTGCGCCCTAAACTTCACCAATGTATCCGCCCATTCGCCTTCGCGGAGCAGGATCGTATCCCCCGGCATCGCGGCCTTGACAGCTTTGGCCAGCGCATCCGCATCCGCGACAGGCATCACACGGGCATGGGATAAAAGGGGCAGAAAAAGGGCGGCAATGAATAAACGCATACTGGAGGACGAGGGGGTGGAAGAGATAAGCAGAAGCCACGCTCTTCTTGCATCCTCATGAAAACAAGAGACGGAATCCCCCGCAGGAGATTCCGTCTTTGTCAGAGCACACTAACCAAAAGGATGATCAGGCCTCTTCCTTTTTCGGAGCTTCGGCTTCTTTTTCGAATTCCGGACGCGGACTGCTCTTTTCACCGTCCTGGGATGGCGGGCGGCGGAAGCCGCCTTCGCCCCCTTCAGGTCCGCCACGGCGTGGGGCTCCATCGGGCCCACCGGGTCCGCCAGGTCCACGGCCTGGACCGCCAGGACCTCCGGGTCCGCCTGGGCCACGCATGGCGTTGCGCATCCGCTCCATGCCCTCTTTCATTTCTTCTTTGGACAGATTGCCGTCAGAATTGAAATCCATGCGGCCGAAGCGTGTTTCGATCTCCTGTTTGGAGAATTTGATGTATTCTTCCTTGCTTACAATGCCGTCGCTGTTTTTGTCCATTCGGCCAAAGACTTCATCCATCATGGGCGGGCCGCCAGGACCTCCAGGACCGCGTGGGGGTCCGCCTTCAGGACGGCGTCCACCTTCGGGCGGCATGGGCCGGTCACCCTCCGGTTTGGGGGCATCTCCTTCGGGCGGACGACGAAATCCGCCCTCATCTCCTTTGCGGCCCCCCCCTTTGCCTTCGCCACGTCCACGCATCCGGTCGCCCATTTTTTCGGCCACGGCTTTGATTTCGGCCTCGTCCACATAACCGTCGCTGTTGGCATCCATGGCGGCGAAGCGCTCGTCACCACCTCCGCGGGCGATGCTGCCATATTCCTCTTTGCTAATTTTGCCGTCGCTGTTTGCATCGGCCCGCTTGAGGAACTCTGCCAGGCGGTTGCCGCCTCCTGGCGGGCCTTTGCGCTCCCCTTCCTGGGCCAGGCCCAGGGTGGTGCCTACTGCCAGCAGGCTTAAAATATAAACTGTTGTTTTGTGTGATTTCATAATTGGACAGGTTGGGTGTTTTTCAACAACAGACACTCCAACACAGCGCATCAGGCGCAGTTGCGCACTCTTTCAGAAAAGATGCGATTTTACTGCACAGTACTTTTGACCTGCCCTTGTCGCAACCTCGTCACCAGAGTCTGGCCAGGTGCCACTTCATCCTCCTGGGTGATGACTTTTCCATGGGCATCCGTGGTGTAGGAGAACCCGCGCGCGAGCACGGATTCAGGCCCCAGATTTCTGAGCAGCTTCACCTTGGAGGAGACATCGTCCTCCATCCTTTCCAGCCGGTGCAAGAGAAGCTGCTTCAACTGCTGCGCCTGGTTTTCCAGCCGGTGCGTGACCTCGGTCAGCATCACTTGCGGATGATGGCTGGTGACGGTCTGCTGCCGCTCTGCGACTTGGTCGGCCAGCGCCTGGAGATGCTCACGGACCGCGTCTTTGAGACGGTATTCCAGGTCATCCACGGTCTGTTCCGCAGCCTGCAACTGGCGCTCGGGTTCAGATTTTAAAGCCCCGCGCCGTATGAAATCCAGCGTCTGCTCATACTGGTCCAGCCGCACACTGAGCTGGCCGTTGAGGCGGCGGGAGAGCGATTCAAAATGCCGTTTCAGCTCGGCCGCATCCGGTGCCAGCAGCTCTGCGGCCGCACTCGGTGTCGGTGCCCTCAGATCCGCCACAAAGTCGGCAATGGTAAAGTCAATCTCGTGGCCCACCGCAGATATGACCGGAATCCGCGAGGCATACACGGCGCGGGCAAGCGACTCTTCGTTGTATGCCCACAGATCTTCAATGCTGCCGCCGCCACGCCCGATGACAATGGTATCCGGCACTGGCAGTCCATGCGCTTCGGCATCATTCAGTATTTCCAGTGCGCGGATGGTTTCCCGCTCCACCCCCTGCCCCTGCACCCTGACGGGAAACACCAGCACATGAATCCAAGGTGCCCGGCGGGTGAGGATGTTCAGCATGTCCTGGATGGCCGCGCCGGTGGGTGAGGTGATCAGCGCCACCACGCGCGGATATTTGGGAATGGGCTGCTTTTCGGAAGGGTCGAAAAGCCCCTCCTCATAAAGCTTGCGCTTCAGTGCCTCAAACTGCGCCTGCAGGCCGCCCTTTCCTTTCATCTGCACCTGCTTCACCACCATCTGGTACTGCCCGCGCGGTTCATAGACCGATACCTCCCCCTGCACCTGAACCTGGGCACCGTCGCCCAGCCGGATGCCACTGCGGGCTGCTCCGCGAAACATCACGCAAGAGAGCTGTGAGCCTGCATCCTTAAGGGTGAAATACTGGTGCCCGCTGCTTTGCAGACGATGGTTGCTGATCTCCCCTTCCACCCACACCGTGCCGATGTGGCCTTGCAGCACCTCGCGAATTTCGCGGGTGAGTTCGGTGACGGAGAGTACATTCTCAGGCTGCATGTGCCCTGTCCCTGTAGCGCTGCCTGACCGGCCTGCCAGCGGGAAATCATCACCAGAAGCTGCCCAGGAAAAAATCCCACACTGAACCGGCCGTGGCTGCCCAGCAGCGGCCCACCTCCGCCACTCCGAGGCCGGGAGAGGGTGAAGCAGCAATGAAGAGCGCCACCAGCAACAGCACATTCACCAGGAAGATCAGCAGCATGGAAAAGAACTCACCGTTCCGTTGCAGGTCGCTCTGCTCAATGAACACCGTCTTCCACGTGAAGGTGGCATGAAAGCACCAGGTCAGTCCCAGCATCGCATAAAAAAACCAGACCGGTTTAAAGTTCAGATCCACGCTGCCAAGGCCCACATGCTGCATTCCGTGAAGGTTCCAGAACATGCCCACGATGCCGAACAGCAGCAGCACGACCAGCGAATAAAAGGGCAGCAAATAAGGGGCCAGGGTGATCCAGGTGTTGGACTTGTTCGTTTCCACATATCCACCCGTCGCCGAAAAGTCCCAATCCAATATCTTGCCCCCAAAGGCACGTGCCACAAGCAGATGACTGACTTCATGGCCAAAGACATAGCTCCGCACCGGCCGCCAGCCCGTGGCATAGGTCACCGCCCAGGCCAGTCCGCCCACCACGAAAAAAATCACCTCCTCAGTCCGCCAGAATTCCAGCCGGATCACCGCACGCCAGAGCATTTCAATCAGGGTAAAGGCCGTGACCAGTCCCAGCGGAAAAAGCAAAATGACCGCCACCGCCCGTTTCATCTTTTTCACACTCTTCAGCCGTTTTTGATGCGGGTGGCGGCTCACATTGGTGAGCTGGCCACGGTCACTCCGCCGCAGCGTGCGATCTTTGGTGCTGGCACGGAAAGTGTTCTGTGACATGAGGAATGCAGTTATTTAGCAAATCTTAACATTTTAACAATCGAAGATGTTTATATGTTCATAACTTTGGGGTATAACTTTTGCGCTAAATTGCTCATTCCCTCGTAAAGACCCATTTAATTCTAGTTTTTTTAAACAATGTTGAAACCTCACTTGTCGAGAGGCAACAGGTCGGCGATACTTTCTTAATCCTGAGAAACCCCCTCTTACTCCCGTTATGAACCCGGATGTGCTTCAGTTTCAGTGCAGCGCGTGTCAAAGCGTGCTCACCGTGCCATCCCATATGGCAGGGGTGACCGGCCCGTGTCCGATCTGTGGCCAGATGGTCACATCACCAAATGCTTCAACGTCTGCTCCCGCGTCCTTTTTTGGCAACCCGGCGCCACAGCCGCAGCCTCCGGCACAACCCGCTCCGCCTGCGCAACCACCCGCTGGGCCCGCTGGCTTTCCTCAAGGGCCGGTGATGCCGATGCCCCATTC is part of the Prosthecobacter sp. SYSU 5D2 genome and encodes:
- a CDS encoding EF-hand domain-containing protein — protein: MKSHKTTVYILSLLAVGTTLGLAQEGERKGPPGGGNRLAEFLKRADANSDGKISKEEYGSIARGGGDERFAAMDANSDGYVDEAEIKAVAEKMGDRMRGRGEGKGGGRKGDEGGFRRPPEGDAPKPEGDRPMPPEGGRRPEGGPPRGPGGPGGPPMMDEVFGRMDKNSDGIVSKEEYIKFSKQEIETRFGRMDFNSDGNLSKEEMKEGMERMRNAMRGPGGPGGPGGPGRGPGGPGGPDGAPRRGGPEGGEGGFRRPPSQDGEKSSPRPEFEKEAEAPKKEEA
- the xseA gene encoding exodeoxyribonuclease VII large subunit, with protein sequence MQPENVLSVTELTREIREVLQGHIGTVWVEGEISNHRLQSSGHQYFTLKDAGSQLSCVMFRGAARSGIRLGDGAQVQVQGEVSVYEPRGQYQMVVKQVQMKGKGGLQAQFEALKRKLYEEGLFDPSEKQPIPKYPRVVALITSPTGAAIQDMLNILTRRAPWIHVLVFPVRVQGQGVERETIRALEILNDAEAHGLPVPDTIVIGRGGGSIEDLWAYNEESLARAVYASRIPVISAVGHEIDFTIADFVADLRAPTPSAAAELLAPDAAELKRHFESLSRRLNGQLSVRLDQYEQTLDFIRRGALKSEPERQLQAAEQTVDDLEYRLKDAVREHLQALADQVAERQQTVTSHHPQVMLTEVTHRLENQAQQLKQLLLHRLERMEDDVSSKVKLLRNLGPESVLARGFSYTTDAHGKVITQEDEVAPGQTLVTRLRQGQVKSTVQ
- a CDS encoding polysaccharide lyase 6 family protein, whose protein sequence is MRLFIAALFLPLLSHARVMPVADADALAKAVKAAMPGDTILLREGEWADTLVKFRAQGTKEAPITLRAAVPGKTIFTGASGLRIGGENLVVEGLWFQNPDPAVGDTIEFRIDSKNLARHCRLTGCVITLTPDLASKDEKESHWVGIYGADNRLDHCLIQGKASKGTTLVVWLGGENVGRHTIEQNYFGPREKLGKNGGETIRVGDSKNSMQTASCIIRQNLFEKCNGEAECISNKSCGNLYQENSFLEVSGTLTLRHGNACIVEKNGFFGNQAKGTGGIRIIGEDHIVRDNYLENLAGDEVRCAITFMMGLPDSPLHGYFQVKRARVEGNSIVDCKHPFLIALEGDKVPGKPSLPPVDCLITGNQVSATKSIIVDARGDLAGIRWQDNHFYGKEPGVPVTEGLGWGKEPAIEKRQPLARSKVGPAWWQ